The following coding sequences lie in one Glycine max cultivar Williams 82 chromosome 19, Glycine_max_v4.0, whole genome shotgun sequence genomic window:
- the LOC113000399 gene encoding uncharacterized protein, which produces MAFSSRKILFTIVQLLLMTLFIFVASPDSGVACRPLLLHPQWSREYYELVLQVLPNAPAPPSVPDPTHG; this is translated from the coding sequence atggcTTTCTCTTCCAGGAAGATCCTCTTCACAATTGTGCAGCTTCTTCTGATGACCCTCTTCATTTTTGTTGCTTCTCCAGATTCAGGAGTAGCTTGCAGGCCATTATTGTTGCATCCTCAGTGGTCGAGAGAATATTATGAGCTTGTTTTGCAGGTGCTTCCAAACGCTCCTGCACCACCCTCAGTTCCAGATCCCACTCACGGTTAA
- the LOC113000476 gene encoding uncharacterized protein gives MALSHRRILFTVLQIILFTLIIFVASPESGVACRPLFLHYQWSWDYGLLMQSLPNAPAPPSTGDSTHP, from the coding sequence atGGCTTTATCACACAGAAGGATCCTCTTCACAGTTCTTCAGATTATTTTGTTCACCCTCATCATTTTTGTTGCTTCTCCAGAATCTGGGGTAGCTTGCAGGCCATTATTCTTGCACTATCAATGGTCATGGGATTATGGGCTTCTCATGCAATCGCTTCCAAACGCACCTGCGCCACCGTCAACGGGAGATTCAACTCATCCCTAA